The DNA sequence CTATTTGCTGGGGCGGCGTGTTTATCCACACATTGGCCTGGCATGTATGATACTGACAATCCACTGCCAGCAGGTTTTGAACGCTATATTTCGACAAATTTATCCAAGCTAAGCAACCACAAACTATACTTTGATCTCGGGGATCAAACCTTAGATGCTATGTATCCACCACTTCAAAAACGCATCGATAAAGTGTTGGAAAAACAATATAACCCTGAGTTGTGGCAAAGTGAGTTTTTTCCTGGTCACCAACATGATGAGCAGTCTTGGGCGAGTCGTTTACATTTACCTTTGACTTTTTTATTGAGCAACAAATGAAAACCAAATATCGCAGCGAACGACATAAAGAATACGTCGGTGATAAACACGGTAATCTTTATTACAACCAACTTAAATACTTCGAATTCCACGCCTACCCAGGCAAAGGCCTGCATCAACTTTGGACCATAGTCATCATTTTGTTGGTACTTTTTAGATTGGATGACTTGTTCGCGTTGAGCTTTTTGTCCGGAATGGGTGGTGTTTATGTGTTGTACTTGGCCAGTGTCACCTTGTATCTACTGACCAAGCGAATTTGTCGTTATAACGGCTACTTTTTGTATCCGGCTTTTATGATCCGTTACTTTAAGAAGCGCCGAATGAGTGCAGAATCAAGTACTCAGGTTGCATAACTTCTTAAAAAGATTTTAGTTTTGTTCAACTCGCTCTGCGACAGGAAATAGCTCAAAAGAGCGAGTTAAAACGGCATCAAAGACTTTCTTCGGCACCCATACATCTACCACACCGTGTTGACCCGTAACCAGTTGAAGTCGGCCATCACCGTATATAATTTTACTCACATCCGTTTTTTCGATGGGTTTGCCAGGTAAATTAAAGATACGTCTAATTGGAACGTCTTTAAAATACACCATATCGCCCTCTTCTTTAAAAATATGGTCTGGGCCGTTAACATCAGCAGAGCGATTTAAATACATAAATAAAAAAACTATCACCCATAAGGTGATAAAAATCGGATAATCAATCATCTGAATTACCTTGTTGTTCGTTTTGCATTCGCCACAACTCAGCATAGCGACCTTGTTGTCCTAATAATACTTGATGCGTACCCACTTCGACCACCTCTCCTTGCTCTAGAACAACAATCTGATCTGCGTCAACCACGGTTGAAAGTCGGTGAGCAATCACTAAAGAAGTATGACCTTTGGCAATGTCTTTAAGGGCTTTTAAAATGGCTTGTTCAGAGCCAGAATCCAACGACGAGGTCGCCTCATCAAAGACCAAAATAGGCGGGTTTTTCAATAGCGTGCGAGCTATTGCTACACGTTGTTTTTCTCCACCAGATAGTTTTAGGCCGCGCTCACCTACTTTGGTTTCGTGGCGGTCAGGTAGGCTTTCTATGAAATTTGATAAATGCGCATGGTTAATTGCTGCCCAAACTTGCTCGTCTGAAGCGGATGGGTTGCCATATCGAATGTTTTCAAAAATCGTATCATTAAACAAAACCGTATCTTGAGGCACTATCCCGATAATTTGACGCAATGAATGCTGAGTGACATGTTTTATGTCTTGCCCGTCTATTAAAACCCGACCCGAATTTGGATCATAGAAGCGAAATAAGAGTTTAACTAACGTTGATTTGCCTGAGCCACTCGAGCCAACTACTGCTACTTTTTGACCTGCTTTAACCTCAAAGCTCACATTCTTGAGAACCGTTCTTTGTTGATCGTAACCAAACGCAATTTTCTCAAAGCTAATACTGCCAGCTGAAACGTTTAGCGCTTTAGCATTAGGTGTATCTGTAATTTTGGCTGGTCTTTGTAATAACTCAAACATACGTTCGATGTTCGCTAACGACCCTTTTATTTCCCGATATACAAAGCCCAAAAAGTTAAGTGGCATAAAGAGCTGCATCATAAATGCATTAATCAGCACAAAGTCACCTAACGTCATGGTTTTTTCCACTACGCCTTGTCCCGCAAGTAACAGCATAGAAGTCATGGCTGTCGCAACGATAAAGGCCTGTCCGCTGTTTAGCGCAAACAAAGTAAGTCGATTGCTACGACGGGCCTTTTCCCAATCAGCTAAATCCTCGTCATAGCGTTTCGCTTCGTAATCTTCGTTATTAAAATATTTAACCGTTTCGTAGTTCATTAGACTATCAATCGCACGGGTGTTACTGCTGTTATCCGCGGCGTTTGCAGCGCGAATAAACTTAGTCCGCCACTCTGTAGCATAGGCAGTGAAGAAGATATAAGTGACTATTGCGGCAAGAGTAATAAGGGCGAATTTGATCCCATAGTTAACGAAAAAAATGACCACAACAAACAAAATCTCTAACAAAATCGGGACTATGTTAAAGACCATAAAACGCATCAAAAAGCTGATGCCAGATACACCGCGCTCCATATCTCGGCTCAAACCGCCCGTTTGGCGATTGAGATGAAAGTCCAGCTCAAGATTGTGAATGTGTTTGAACACGTTGAGCCCAACCCTGCGCATTGCACGTTCTGTTACTCGGCCAAACAACGTATCTCTAATTTCTCCGAGTAGCACATTAACCAATCGAATCAATCCATAAGCAATAATAAGCGCCACAGGCACAGAGGCTAAAGCAACTGTTATATCGCTTTGTGAATCCAAGGTGTCCACCACACTTTTAAGCACAAATGGCATTCCGACACTGGCTACTTTAGCCAAAATCAGACAACTCAATGCCAGTGCAACTCTTACCTTGTGTTCTAGCAAATAAGGTAAAAGCGTTTTTAAGCTTCGCCAGTTGAATTCAGTGACTGGTTCGTCCGTCATGTTTCGCATTTTTCTCAAAATAAGCCTCTTTTGACCCAAATGGTCATTTACTAACTAAAGTTTGGCAATTTTTAGTGGTCGTGGGACAATAATTAACGATTTTAACAACTTTGATGAATTGTCGTGGAAAAAGTTAACAGTACTCCCCTATTACGGGCCGAACAACTTACATGTATCAAACAAGATAGGATCTTATTTGAACATCTAGATGTGGCTGTTTACCCAGGTGATATCATTCAGGTTGCTGGTCCTAACGGCGCAGGTAAAACCAGTTTGCTACGAATATTAGCTGGCCTAGCTCAGCCTCATGAAGGCCAAGTCCTATACAATGAGACCCCGATAGGCGCCGACCCCGAACAGTACCACCAAAGTTTACTTTATATCGGCCATAAAGCCGGTGTAAAAGCAGAACTCAGTGCCGAAGAAAATTTACAATTTAGTCTAGCCTTGCATCAACACGATGCCAATCAAGCAGAAGCATTGCTAGAGTCGGTTGGACTACTTGGTTTTGAAGACTCACTAGCAGCCCAACTCAGTGCAGGTCAGCATAGGCGAATTTCATTGGCTCAGCTTTGGTCCAGCCACGCCAAGGTTTGGATATTAGACGAACCCTTTACCGCAATTGACGTGAAAGGTGTAGCGGCTATCGAACAACAGATACTTTCTCATGCTCAGCAAGGTGGCTGCGTCATTTTGACCACCCACCAGCCGTTATCATTGCCAGAGAATAAAGTTAAAACCTTAACCCTTAAGTACAGAGTGTAATTTATGCAGCCCACTTATTCTTATTGGTCCGTATTCAAGCTTGTTTTGGCTCGTGATCTGCGTATCGCATTGCGTAACAAAGATGACGTTATCAACCCTCTGTTGTTTTTCGTTATCGTATTAACGCTTTTTCCCCTTGGGATCGGACCAGAACCAGCAACGCTAGCAAAAATAGCGCCTGGTATCATTTGGGTTGCGGCCTTGTTGTCGACACTTCTGTCATTAGATCGACTCTTCAAGTCAGATTACGCCGATGGTGCGCTTGAGCAACTTATCTTATCGCCCTATCCTGGTTTTATCTGGATTCTCGCTAAAGTTTGCGCGCACTGGGTATTGACTGGTTTGCCTTTGATCTTAATTTCTCCATTGCTAGCAGGCATGTTACAACTGCCATTGCAGAGTCTAGAAGCTGTTGTTCTAACCCTTTTGATAGGAACTCCTGTACTAAGTTTTATCGGAGCGATTGGAGCTGCATTAACCGTAGGCCTGCAAAAAGGTGGGGTACTGCTTAGCTTATTGATCTTACCGCTATATATTCCAGTATTAATTTTTGCCACTAGTGCCATAGATGCTGCAACGATGAGCTTACCCTACAGCGGACAAATTGCTATCATAGGCGCTTTATTAGCAGGTGCAGTAACACTTGCCCCATTTGCAATTTTTTCAGCATTAAAAGTGAGTACCAATTAATGTGGAAATGGCTACATCCATACGCGAACCCAGAAACCACCTATCAACTTAGTCACCGTTTGGTGCCTTGGTTTACCGGCCTAAGTGGAGTGTTATTAACCATAGGTTTGGCGTGGGCCCTATTATTTACGCCGCCAGACTATCAGCAAGGTGATAGTTTCCGAATTTTTTACATCCATGTACCGGCGGCAACATTGTCTATGGGCATATACTTAGCCATGGCTATTTCGGCGTTTTGCGGAATGGTTTGGCAACTAAAGCTTTCTGACGCAGCGGTTGCGGCTATTGCCCCGATTGGTGCTGTTTATACAGCTATCGCCTTAATTACAGGAGCCGCATGGGGTAAACCTATGTGGGGCACTTGGTGGGTTTGGGATGCAAGATTGACCTCGGAACTTGTCTTGCTCTTTTTATACCTGGGCGTTATTGCCCTAAACAATGCCTTTGATGACCGACAAATGGGTGGCAAAGCGGCGGGCATATTAGCTATGGTCGGTGTAATTAACCTACCTATCATCAAATATTCAGTTGAGTGGTGGAACACCTTACATCAAGGGGCAACCGTCAGTAAGCTTGGCAAACCAGCTATGTCTCCGGAGATGTTCTGGCCATTTGTCGTGTGCTTTCTGGGTTTTGCCTTTTTAGCTGCAGCAATTGGGTGCCTTAGATTTAAGTCAGAGATATTATTGCGCAACAGTACTCGCCCCTGGGTCAAGCAATTGATTGTGAACAAACAAGAGTTATAAGAGAAAATACAATGCAATTTGAAAGCTTTACTGATTTTATTGCCATGGGCGGATATGGTTTTTATGTTTGGTTGTCATTCGGCTCTGGGCTTTTTCTTATTGGCGCTTTGATTTTACACAGCCGCTTCCAACACTCGTCTATCAAGCGCGATATCGCCAAAAAACTTGAGCGTTCGGATAGATTAAAACGCGCCGCTGAAGTCAACCAACAATAGTTTTGAGTAAATAAGAGTTCAT is a window from the Psychrosphaera ytuae genome containing:
- the ccmA gene encoding cytochrome c biogenesis heme-transporting ATPase CcmA — protein: MEKVNSTPLLRAEQLTCIKQDRILFEHLDVAVYPGDIIQVAGPNGAGKTSLLRILAGLAQPHEGQVLYNETPIGADPEQYHQSLLYIGHKAGVKAELSAEENLQFSLALHQHDANQAEALLESVGLLGFEDSLAAQLSAGQHRRISLAQLWSSHAKVWILDEPFTAIDVKGVAAIEQQILSHAQQGGCVILTTHQPLSLPENKVKTLTLKYRV
- a CDS encoding heme ABC transporter permease, whose protein sequence is MWKWLHPYANPETTYQLSHRLVPWFTGLSGVLLTIGLAWALLFTPPDYQQGDSFRIFYIHVPAATLSMGIYLAMAISAFCGMVWQLKLSDAAVAAIAPIGAVYTAIALITGAAWGKPMWGTWWVWDARLTSELVLLFLYLGVIALNNAFDDRQMGGKAAGILAMVGVINLPIIKYSVEWWNTLHQGATVSKLGKPAMSPEMFWPFVVCFLGFAFLAAAIGCLRFKSEILLRNSTRPWVKQLIVNKQEL
- the ccmB gene encoding heme exporter protein CcmB, coding for MQPTYSYWSVFKLVLARDLRIALRNKDDVINPLLFFVIVLTLFPLGIGPEPATLAKIAPGIIWVAALLSTLLSLDRLFKSDYADGALEQLILSPYPGFIWILAKVCAHWVLTGLPLILISPLLAGMLQLPLQSLEAVVLTLLIGTPVLSFIGAIGAALTVGLQKGGVLLSLLILPLYIPVLIFATSAIDAATMSLPYSGQIAIIGALLAGAVTLAPFAIFSALKVSTN
- a CDS encoding ABCB family ABC transporter ATP-binding protein/permease: MRNMTDEPVTEFNWRSLKTLLPYLLEHKVRVALALSCLILAKVASVGMPFVLKSVVDTLDSQSDITVALASVPVALIIAYGLIRLVNVLLGEIRDTLFGRVTERAMRRVGLNVFKHIHNLELDFHLNRQTGGLSRDMERGVSGISFLMRFMVFNIVPILLEILFVVVIFFVNYGIKFALITLAAIVTYIFFTAYATEWRTKFIRAANAADNSSNTRAIDSLMNYETVKYFNNEDYEAKRYDEDLADWEKARRSNRLTLFALNSGQAFIVATAMTSMLLLAGQGVVEKTMTLGDFVLINAFMMQLFMPLNFLGFVYREIKGSLANIERMFELLQRPAKITDTPNAKALNVSAGSISFEKIAFGYDQQRTVLKNVSFEVKAGQKVAVVGSSGSGKSTLVKLLFRFYDPNSGRVLIDGQDIKHVTQHSLRQIIGIVPQDTVLFNDTIFENIRYGNPSASDEQVWAAINHAHLSNFIESLPDRHETKVGERGLKLSGGEKQRVAIARTLLKNPPILVFDEATSSLDSGSEQAILKALKDIAKGHTSLVIAHRLSTVVDADQIVVLEQGEVVEVGTHQVLLGQQGRYAELWRMQNEQQGNSDD
- the ccmD gene encoding heme exporter protein CcmD; translated protein: MQFESFTDFIAMGGYGFYVWLSFGSGLFLIGALILHSRFQHSSIKRDIAKKLERSDRLKRAAEVNQQ